Proteins encoded together in one Caldicellulosiruptor saccharolyticus DSM 8903 window:
- a CDS encoding HD-GYP domain-containing protein, whose amino-acid sequence MLKTIEMLLQDMSEKNATLLTHSLNVAKLSMVIARNMGMDEEFYYTAGLLHDVGKLLVPNALLDKSIAIGKEELEILRNHSKWGAELLKLLGLEQFSTITLLHHQDTADLPLSVQIVSVADKFEAMTSLWRQYRKAMTAKEAIDELWKMQIFQSTVIEALAIAQTELITDKKGQFQGGI is encoded by the coding sequence TTGCTTAAAACCATTGAAATGCTTTTACAAGACATGAGTGAGAAAAATGCTACGCTTCTTACGCATTCACTTAACGTTGCAAAACTAAGCATGGTTATAGCAAGGAATATGGGAATGGATGAAGAGTTTTATTATACTGCAGGACTTCTGCACGATGTTGGGAAGCTACTTGTTCCCAATGCACTTCTGGATAAATCCATCGCAATAGGAAAAGAGGAGTTAGAAATTCTCAGGAACCACAGCAAGTGGGGAGCAGAACTTTTGAAACTGCTGGGGCTTGAGCAGTTCTCAACAATAACACTGCTGCATCATCAGGATACTGCAGATTTGCCACTGTCCGTACAGATTGTATCAGTCGCAGACAAGTTTGAAGCTATGACAAGTCTGTGGCGACAGTATAGAAAAGCAATGACAGCAAAAGAAGCTATCGATGAGCTGTGGAAAATGCAAATATTTCAATCAACAGTCATAGAAGCTCTTGCTATTGCTCAAACAGAATTAATAACAGATAAGAAAGGCCAATTTC
- a CDS encoding single-stranded DNA-binding protein encodes MNKCLFFGRLTKDPEVFTTQNGNKLVRITIAMDRKVKDEKRAQFIPCIAFNKNAELRVENATGKTKDGVEYPTFRFVVERFWFAGTKKEQQHEQAAEAPAVEPEVPEDELEKELEEIFEEDPAFVPPVKNGAITSETELPF; translated from the coding sequence ATGAACAAATGCTTGTTTTTTGGCAGACTAACAAAAGACCCTGAGGTGTTCACAACACAAAACGGCAACAAACTGGTGCGTATCACAATTGCTATGGACAGAAAGGTCAAGGATGAGAAAAGGGCACAATTCATTCCATGCATAGCTTTTAACAAAAATGCAGAGCTTAGGGTTGAAAATGCTACTGGGAAAACAAAAGACGGAGTGGAGTACCCAACGTTCAGGTTTGTGGTAGAGCGGTTCTGGTTTGCAGGGACAAAAAAAGAACAGCAGCATGAACAGGCTGCAGAGGCACCAGCAGTAGAACCCGAGGTTCCCGAGGATGAGCTTGAAAAGGAACTTGAAGAGATTTTCGAAGAAGACCCAGCCTTTGTGCCTCCAGTAAAAAACGGTGCTATCACATCAGAAACCGAATTGCCGTTCTGA